A portion of the Hymenobacter gelipurpurascens genome contains these proteins:
- a CDS encoding glycoside hydrolase family 10 protein, with product MFQLIAPGRFLFLLFLCFICLFGSQVATAADAPPKRELRGVWIATVENIDWPSSRTLTPDQQRREYRRILDNHQRSGINAVFVQVRPASDAFYQSSLEPWSKWLTGTQGKAPSPLYDPLPFLIEEAHNRGMEFHAWFNPYRASMDSVTRRLAPNHPFRQHPEWFLRYSGKLLYNPGLPEVRNYISQVILDVVKRYDIDGVHFDDYFYPYPEAGQTIHDEQAYARYNPNNLDLAAWRRENVNELIHTLHDTIQSTKHWVKFGISPFGVWRNQTTDPNGSATKAFQGYDGLYADALEWLRQGWVDYVLPQLYWSSNFKVAQYPVLVEWWARNSNGRHLYIGQGAYRMLENTRADTTWRNPRELPRQVRVNRSYPTEVSGSVFFSSKSLLSNPLHTTDSLRQHEFRYPALIPTMPWLDAVPPRPAQNLVLTASAVANTLTWQPSPVASDGDAAAYYVLYRFDTNTQPTPDDPRNILAVLRPQAGRGLFFADTTARRGVAYGYYLTAVDRLHNESSPVRVLSTGRPAEIVMAQAPTPAPAPVPAPQPTVPAPTRPVPTPRPTVGTSAPTKIKVKTKTKRRSGLLERIFGKR from the coding sequence ATGTTTCAATTGATTGCCCCCGGCCGCTTCCTGTTTTTACTGTTTTTGTGTTTCATCTGCCTGTTTGGCAGTCAGGTAGCTACCGCCGCCGATGCTCCGCCTAAGCGGGAGCTGCGTGGTGTCTGGATTGCTACCGTAGAAAACATCGACTGGCCTAGCAGCCGCACGCTCACGCCCGACCAGCAGCGCCGCGAGTACCGCCGGATTCTGGATAACCACCAGCGCAGCGGCATCAATGCCGTGTTTGTGCAGGTGCGGCCCGCTTCCGATGCCTTCTACCAAAGCAGCCTGGAGCCCTGGAGCAAGTGGCTCACCGGCACCCAGGGCAAGGCCCCGTCGCCGCTCTACGATCCGCTGCCCTTCCTGATTGAAGAAGCGCACAACCGTGGCATGGAGTTTCATGCCTGGTTCAACCCGTACCGCGCTTCCATGGATTCCGTGACGCGCCGGCTGGCCCCCAACCACCCGTTCCGGCAGCACCCCGAGTGGTTTTTGCGCTACAGTGGCAAGCTGCTCTACAACCCTGGCCTACCGGAAGTGCGCAACTATATCTCGCAGGTAATTCTGGATGTAGTGAAGCGCTACGACATCGACGGTGTCCACTTCGACGACTATTTCTACCCATACCCCGAAGCCGGCCAGACCATTCATGACGAACAGGCCTACGCCCGCTATAACCCCAACAACCTCGACCTGGCCGCCTGGCGCAGGGAGAATGTGAACGAGCTGATCCATACCCTGCACGATACCATTCAGAGCACCAAGCACTGGGTGAAGTTCGGTATTTCGCCCTTCGGCGTGTGGCGCAACCAAACCACCGACCCCAACGGCTCGGCCACCAAAGCCTTCCAGGGCTACGATGGCCTCTACGCCGACGCACTGGAGTGGCTGCGCCAAGGCTGGGTTGATTATGTGCTGCCGCAGCTCTATTGGAGCAGCAATTTTAAGGTGGCGCAATACCCGGTGCTGGTAGAGTGGTGGGCGCGCAACAGCAATGGCCGCCACCTCTATATCGGGCAGGGCGCTTACCGCATGCTGGAAAATACCCGCGCCGATACCACTTGGCGCAACCCGCGTGAGCTGCCCCGGCAGGTACGCGTGAACCGCTCGTACCCCACTGAGGTCAGCGGCAGCGTATTCTTCAGCTCCAAGTCGTTGCTCTCCAATCCGCTGCACACCACCGATTCGTTGCGGCAGCACGAGTTCCGGTACCCCGCACTTATACCCACCATGCCCTGGCTGGATGCAGTGCCGCCGCGCCCCGCGCAAAACCTGGTGCTCACAGCTTCGGCAGTAGCCAACACGCTCACCTGGCAGCCCAGCCCCGTGGCTTCCGATGGCGACGCGGCTGCCTACTACGTGCTCTACCGCTTCGATACCAATACACAGCCCACCCCCGACGACCCGCGCAATATTCTGGCGGTGCTGCGCCCCCAAGCCGGCCGCGGTCTGTTCTTTGCCGATACCACCGCCCGCCGCGGAGTGGCCTACGGCTACTACCTCACGGCCGTAGACCGGCTCCACAATGAAAGCTCGCCCGTGCGCGTGCTTAGCACCGGCCGCCCCGCCGAAATTGTAATGGCCCAAGCTCCTACACCCGCGCCGGCTCCGGTACCTGCCCCGCAGCCTACCGTGCCAGCACCCACGCGTCCGGTACCCACGCCTAGGCCTACCGTGGGCACATCGGCTCCCACCAAAATCAAGGTTAAGACCAAAACCAAGCGTAGAAGCGGCCTCTTAGAGCGGATATTCGGTAAACGCTAA
- a CDS encoding M15 family metallopeptidase, with product MSDPYHGLPVITSVGDYRQLVQANPSHALVDVAALIPGIVLDIRYATNENIFGAAVYPAARALLRQPVAEALAAVQDSLAERGLGLCLYDAYRPYSVTVRMYEQVQDENFAAPPWRGSRHNRGCSVDVGLIELSTNELVPLPTDFDDLTPAAHSRYGQLPAHVMLNRSVLLATMRQHGFINYPGEWWHYDHQQWAEFDLLDLPFDAVQR from the coding sequence ATGTCTGATCCATACCACGGGCTTCCCGTCATTACTTCCGTAGGCGACTACCGCCAGCTGGTGCAAGCCAACCCGAGCCATGCGCTAGTGGATGTGGCGGCGCTGATTCCGGGCATTGTGCTCGATATTCGCTACGCTACCAACGAGAATATCTTTGGGGCGGCTGTGTACCCGGCGGCGCGGGCGCTGCTGCGGCAGCCGGTAGCCGAGGCGCTGGCAGCCGTTCAGGATTCGCTGGCTGAAAGAGGCCTAGGCCTGTGCCTATACGATGCCTACCGCCCCTACAGCGTGACAGTGCGCATGTACGAGCAAGTGCAGGACGAAAACTTTGCCGCCCCGCCCTGGCGCGGCTCCCGCCACAACCGGGGTTGCTCCGTAGATGTGGGCCTGATTGAGCTGAGCACCAACGAGCTAGTGCCCCTCCCCACCGATTTCGATGACCTGACGCCGGCCGCCCACTCGCGCTACGGCCAACTGCCGGCCCACGTCATGCTCAACCGTAGTGTGCTGCTAGCTACCATGCGTCAGCACGGTTTCATCAACTACCCCGGCGAGTGGTGGCACTACGATCATCAGCAATGGGCCGAGTTTGACCTGCTGGACTTGCCATTTGACGCAGTGCAAAGATGA